The DNA region AAAGACCAGGTTTTGCGAACCGCTTTCGAAATGGAAAAAATCCTGAATCCCGAAATGGCGAAAGACGGAAATGCCCAACTCGAGTGGATTTACAAGCACTCCAAGTATTACGAGGGGACGGTTGGTTTGTACCCGATTTACAGGATTCCGTGATTTTGTTCAAGGTTTGAATTCCTTTGTTAAAGATCTTTTCCCAAAAAATACAGTCCTTTCAAAGTGTGGAGTCGGTCTGCAACGTGGATTTTGTCTGTAAGTGGTTTATAGACGTGGGAAACACCGCCCGTTGCGATTACGAAACAGTCGTCCATCACTTCGTCATTGATGCGTTCGATAAAACCTTCGACCATTCCCAGAAAACCGTAAACCATTCCGCTTTGCATACACGAAACGGTGTCTAATCCTAAAACTCTTTTTGGCTTAACCAGTTCTATTTCTGGAAGTTGTGCGGTTTGACCAACTAATGAATTCAAGGAGGTGATGATTCCAGGCGCAATGATTACCCCTAAAGTTTCACCTTTCTCGTCGATACAGCTCGCCGTCAAAGCGGTTCCAAAATCCAGAATAATTTTCTTTTTACCAGGATAGATATAGTGTGCTGCGACGAGGTTTGCATAGATGTCGGTTCCCATTTGCCGTGATTTTGGCTGAACTTCGGAGTGGGTATTTCGGTCGACAAGGATTGGTTTTTTTCCGTGGATTTTTTCAATCGCCCTGGAAATGTCGTATGTAAGTTGCGGCACCACCGAACCCATTATGATTTTGTCGATGTTTTCAGCTTCAATTTTGTGGGTTTGATACATCATCATAAACTGCATCTGAAGCTCATCGCTGGTTCTGTACGGTTTCGTATTCATGATCCAGGAAATATCGCAGTTGTCGTCATCAAACAAACCGAATCTGATATTGGTATTTCCGATATTGATTACAATTGAAGTCATGGTTTTTTAATAGGTTCGAAATCGTTTGATTTGGTTTGACCTTGTTTGATTTAGTTTGAGATAATATAAGTCAAACCTCCTAAAACAAATCATTTATTTTACTTCGAGGAAGTTGTCCTGCGGATTTACATCGGCTAAACGTTGCGAAAAATCAATTCCCATTGCTGTGATTTGGGGCTTATTAAAAGGAATGGTAAAGGAGTAGGTATTTTGCGTCCACTTCCAGAAGTCCAATGTTTTGAAATCGCCGTAGATATCTTTGGATTTCCACACACGCGTCATATTGAGCGGAATTTGGTAGTTGACCACTTTCTGATCTTTAGTTAAAACCGAGAAGTCGATCGGCATCGGTACGGTACCTTTATTTTCTAAAGTGATGGTGGTGCTGTTCTTGTCGTATTTCACGTCTTTTATAGCGTAATCAATCGTTTTGGTGGTATTGATCCAATAATGTTGAAACCATTTCAAATCCATACCCGAAACTTTTTGAGCGACGTGCAGAAAATCTCTCTCTGTTGGATGTTTCATCTTCCATTGATTGTAAAACTCCTTCATTGTTTTCGAAAGATTTTGTTCGCCCATGATGTAGCCAAGCTGAACGAGGAATAATTCGCCTTTTACATAAGATGCTATGGAATAGGCACTTCCACTGTCGTGATGGTCGGCAAGCCAAACTGCGGGCTCTTCCTTTCCTGTTTTCGTAAAATTCACATAAGATCGGATGGAATTGATAAAAGGATTTGCAACAGGTTCTTTTGGTGGAAAAAGCTGATGCATAATCAAATCATCGTAATAACTGGTGAAACCTTCGTCCATCCAAGGTCGTACGCTTTCGTTGTAGGCGAGAATCTGCTGATTGTAAGAATGTCCAGCTTCGTGAACCATCAAACCGACAAGTCCATCCAATGATCTTCCTTCACCCAGCATCATTGTGCACATTCCATATTCCATTCCGCCATCTCCTCCCTGTATAAATGAATACGATGGATAGGGATATTTTCCCAGATGCGCATTCATCAGTTGAAAAAACTTGGTAACGTATGGTTTGGAATCTTCCCAGAGCTTTGTTTTTTCAGATTTTTGATAAACGTAATAAACTTTTGGCCCATCTAGAATATTAAAAGTATCTACGGTATAATCTCTATCTGCTGCCCAAGCAAAATCGAGAATTTTTTTCGCGGTCCACTTCCAGGTTGCCTTGTTTTTGTTGTCATTTTTTATGGTAGGATTACTGTCGTATCCTTTAACTTCTGTCGGGTTTTCTAAAGTTCCTCCCGCTCCGATAACGTAATCTTTATCAATTTTGATATTTACCTCAAAATCAGAAAACGGCGCGTGAAACTCTCTTCCGATATAGTCAAAAGTTGCCCAACCGTCGTAATCGTATTCTGCAATTTTCGGATACCATTGCGTCATCGTCATATCGATTCCTTCCCTATTATTTCTCCCCGAACGTCGGATTTGTTGAGGTACGACTGCATCCCATTCCATCGTAAAAACTGTTGATGAGTTTGGTTTTATGGGTGAATCCAGCTCCACTTTCATTATTGTTTCCTGAATTTCGAACTTCAGATTTTTACCGTTTTGCTTGATCCAGTGGATATTTTGAGCTCCTTCTTCATTTTTAGGAATTGAGGCCAATCTGGAAACTCCATTCGTCTGCAGTCTTGAATCTCCATTTTTTCCCTGGCTTTGTACTCGCTGATCCATCATCGAATTTGGTCGAAAGGCATTCCAGTACAAATTAAAATAAACCACCTTTAACTCGTCGGGAGAATTATTGGTATAGGTAATGGTCTGCTTTCCCTGATAAGTAAAGTTCGCAGCATCCACATCGATATCCATTACATAATTCGCCTGTTGCTGGTAGTACTGGGTAAGTTGGGCAAAACTGAATGTGAATGTTAAAATCAGAGTAAAAATAAGGGGTTTCTTCATTTTTAATTTTTCAAGGGAGAAAGATAAGAATTTTTGAGTTTAATGAAATTTGTCTTCACCTATAAAAAAACCAAAGCTGAAAGAATCAGCTTTGGTAATTTGTATAAGATCAATTTCTTGATTATGGGAATTTCACCCCGCTGTACATATTCGCGTTTACTTGTGGTAAAGTTGATTTGTATTTTGCATTAATCGCTTTGATGAATTCATTTGCAATTACAGCATAACCTCTTCCAGTAAGGTGAACTCCGTCAAGAGAGAAAGTTCCACCCGTTACGAAAGTTGCGGTATATTTCACACCATCGAACTGGATTCCAGAAGCACCGCCTAGTTCAACCATTTTTGCACTAGCGTCAACAAATGCTAGATTTTTAGAATCAGCGATAGACTTCAGTGAAGCATTGTATTTGGTAGTCGCTGCCAAAACTTTTGCAACTTCCTTTGCAGTCAAGACAAATCTGTCAGTCAATGCAGAACTAGTTCCACCACCTGTTTTCAATACAGATGAAGCTGGCAAAAGAATAAGGTCTTTTGCAGTGGTCTGTCTGTAAGAAGGAAGTCCAAGTGCACTAAGATTTGTAAGATCCTTGTCAACGATTACCGCACCGTTTGGAACCGCCGCAGTAAATTTAATAAGTCTTTCA from Chryseobacterium suipulveris includes:
- a CDS encoding M1 family metallopeptidase gives rise to the protein MKKPLIFTLILTFTFSFAQLTQYYQQQANYVMDIDVDAANFTYQGKQTITYTNNSPDELKVVYFNLYWNAFRPNSMMDQRVQSQGKNGDSRLQTNGVSRLASIPKNEEGAQNIHWIKQNGKNLKFEIQETIMKVELDSPIKPNSSTVFTMEWDAVVPQQIRRSGRNNREGIDMTMTQWYPKIAEYDYDGWATFDYIGREFHAPFSDFEVNIKIDKDYVIGAGGTLENPTEVKGYDSNPTIKNDNKNKATWKWTAKKILDFAWAADRDYTVDTFNILDGPKVYYVYQKSEKTKLWEDSKPYVTKFFQLMNAHLGKYPYPSYSFIQGGDGGMEYGMCTMMLGEGRSLDGLVGLMVHEAGHSYNQQILAYNESVRPWMDEGFTSYYDDLIMHQLFPPKEPVANPFINSIRSYVNFTKTGKEEPAVWLADHHDSGSAYSIASYVKGELFLVQLGYIMGEQNLSKTMKEFYNQWKMKHPTERDFLHVAQKVSGMDLKWFQHYWINTTKTIDYAIKDVKYDKNSTTITLENKGTVPMPIDFSVLTKDQKVVNYQIPLNMTRVWKSKDIYGDFKTLDFWKWTQNTYSFTIPFNKPQITAMGIDFSQRLADVNPQDNFLEVK
- a CDS encoding type III pantothenate kinase; translation: MTSIVINIGNTNIRFGLFDDDNCDISWIMNTKPYRTSDELQMQFMMMYQTHKIEAENIDKIIMGSVVPQLTYDISRAIEKIHGKKPILVDRNTHSEVQPKSRQMGTDIYANLVAAHYIYPGKKKIILDFGTALTASCIDEKGETLGVIIAPGIITSLNSLVGQTAQLPEIELVKPKRVLGLDTVSCMQSGMVYGFLGMVEGFIERINDEVMDDCFVIATGGVSHVYKPLTDKIHVADRLHTLKGLYFLGKDL